Proteins encoded together in one Centropristis striata isolate RG_2023a ecotype Rhode Island chromosome 6, C.striata_1.0, whole genome shotgun sequence window:
- the dnajb9a gene encoding dnaJ homolog subfamily B member 9a, with protein sequence MATAQSAVTFAVCILMITELILAKKDYYDILGVPKDATERQIKKAFHKLAMKHHPDKNKSPDAEVRFREIAEAYETLSDETRRREYDQIGDPSAYFTGETQGRHRQGAHQPFSFNFNDIFKDFDIYSQNRHARFRRHFDEHSRSHKESHNRHKRHFQGGFGAGIFDEMYEDIERMFTFDRQTKQTDNRFQGASKQHCRTVTQRRGNMVTTYTDCTAS encoded by the exons AACAGAGCTGATTCTTGCCAAGAAGGACTATTATGATATACTGGGAGTGCCCAAAGATGCTACTGAGCGACAGATAAAAAAAGCTTTCCACAAGCTTGCAATGAAACATCACCCAGATAAGAACAAGAGCCCAGACGCCGAAGTGAGATTCAGAGAAATAGCTGAAG CTTATGAAACTTTATCAGATGAAACCAGAAGAAGGGAATATGACCAGATTGGGGACCCTTCTGCGTACTTCACTGGGGAGACGCAAGGCAGACACAGACAGGGTGCCCACCAACCTTTCAGCTTCAACTTTAATGACATTTTCAAGGACTTTGACATCTACAGCCAGAACAGGCATGCCCGTTTCCGAAGACACTTTGATGAACACTCCAGGTCCCACAAGGAGTCCCACAACAGACATAAGAGACACTTTCAGGGAGGTTTTGGAGCAGGTATTTTTGATGAAATGTATGAGGACATTGAGAGAATGTTTACCTTTGACAGACAAACCAAACAGACTGACAACCGGTTTCAAGGTGCATCAAAACAACACTGTAGAACAGTGACACAGCGCAGAGGAAATATGGTAACCACTTACACAGACTGCACTGCATCCTAA
- the dnm1l gene encoding dynamin-1-like protein isoform X3 has product MEALIPVINKLQDVFNTVGADIIQLPQIVVVGTQSSGKSSVLESLVGRDILPRGTGIVTRRPLILQLVHIDSDDRRKTSEENESKKNGRLYRGIDGEEWGKFLHTKNKIYTDFEEIRQEIEAETERISGNNKGISDDPIHLKIFSPHVVNLTLVDLPGITKVPVGDQPKDIELQIRDLIFKYISNPNSIILAVTAANTDMATSEALKVAREVDIDGRRTLAVVTKLDLMDAGTDAMDVLMGRVIPVKLGIIGVVNRSQLDINQKKLVADAIRDEYAFLQKKYPSLANRNGTKYLARTLNRLLMHHIRDCLPELKTRINVLAAQYQSLLNSYGEPVDDKSATLLQLITKFAAEYCHTIEGTAKYIETAELCGGARICYIFHETFGRTLESVDPLGGLTTIDVLTAIRNATGPRPALFVPEVSFELLVKRQVKRLEEPSLRCVELVHEEMQRIIQHCSNYSTQELLRFPKLHDAIVEVVTSLLRKRLPVTNEMVHNLVAIELAYINTKHPDFADACGLMNNNIEEQRRNRMRDLPAAVPRDKSLKGPGGQSLSPTEPVTLEGEATKAAAGSSQGIPVSEQTDGGTGNWRGMLNKGEERPAADRAMLQQPLPASPHKGYAVNLLDVPVPVSRKLSAREQRDCEVIERLIKSYFLIVRKNIQDSVPKAVMHFLVNHVKDCLQSELVGQLYKTGLLDDLLTESEDMAQRRHEAADMLKALQKASQVIAEIRETHMW; this is encoded by the exons ATGGAGGCCCTCATACCTGTCATAAACAAACTGCAGGATGTGTTTAACACGGTCGGCGCAGACATCATCCAACTGCCGCAGATAGTTGTTGTGGGAACTCAG AGCAGCGGGAAGAGTTCAGTTTTAGAGAGCCTTGTTGGCCGGGACATCCTGCCACGGGGCACTGGCATCGTCACACGCCGGCCACTCATCCTACAGCTTGTGCACATCGATTCAGACGACCGCAGGAAGACCAGTGAAGAGAATG AATCCAAGAAAAATGGACGCCTTTACAGAG GCATCGACGGAGAGGAATGGGGCAAATTTCTACACACCAAAAACAAG ATCTACACAGATTTTGAGGAGATCAGGCAAGAAATTGAAGCAGAAACCGAAAGGATTTCTGGCAATAACAAG gGTATTAGTGATGACCCCATTCACCTGAAAATCTTCTCACCACATGTTGTGAATCTCACATTGGTGGACCTTCCTGGCATTACAAAA gtCCCAGTGGGAGACCAGCCCAAAGACATCGAGCTCCAGATCAGAGATTTGATCTTCAAGTACATCTCCAACCCAAACTCCATCATCCTGGCTGTGACTGCTGCCAACACAGACATGGCAACCTCAGAGGCCCTTAAAGTGGCCCGAGAGGTTGACATTGATG GCAGGAGGACGCTAGCAGTGGTGACCAAGCTGGATCTGATGGACGCTGGCACAGATGCCATGGATGTATTGATGGGCCGGGTCATTCCTGTTAAACTGGGCATTATTGGAGTCGTTAACAG gAGTCAGTTGGATATTAATCAAAAGAAGTTGGTGGCTGATGCCATTCGTGACGAATACGCCTTCCTACAAAAGAAGTACCCCTCCCTTGCAAACAGAAATGGAACCAAATATTTGGCCAGAACATTGAACAG GTTACTCATGCACCACATCAGAGACTGTCTGCCTGAGCTGAAGACCAGGATCAACGTGCTGGCAGCGCAGTACCAGTCGTTACTCAACAGTTACGGTGAACCCGTTGATGACAAGAGCGCCACGTTGCTGCAGCTCATCACTAAGTTTGCTGCAGAGTACTGCCACACCATCGAGGGCACGGCCAAATATATTGAGACAGCCGAACT ATGTGGTGGAGCAAGAATCTGTTATATATTTCATGAAACATTTGGTCGCACACTGGAGTCAGTAGATCCTCTGGGAGGTCTGACAACTATCGACGTGCTCACAGCAATCAGAAATGCAACT GGCCCGAGGCCTGCTTTATTCGTGCCTGAGGTTTCGTTTGAGTTGCTGGTGAAGCGGCAGGTCAAACGCCTGGAGGAGCCCAGTCTGCGTTGCGTGGAGCTGGTTCACGAGGAGATGCAGAGGATCATCCAGCactgcagcaactacagcacacag GAGTTACTGAGGTTTCCAAAGCTCCACGATGCCATAGTAGAAGTGGTCACCTCGTTACTCAGAAAGAGACTCCCAGTAACCAACGAAATG gtccacaaccTGGTTGCCATTGAGCTGGCCTATATCAACACCAAGCACCCTGACTTTGCAGATGCCTGTGGCCTTATGAACAACAACATAGAG GAGCAGAGACGCAACAGAATGAGAGACCTGCCTGCAGCTGTCCCCAGAGACAAG TCCCTTAAAGGCCCAGGTGGgcagtctctctctcccactgAGCCCGTCACTCTCGAGGGCGAGGCCACCAAG gctgcagccgGCAGCTCTCAGGGCATCCCTGTCAGCGAGCAGACAGACGGCGGGACGGGGAACTGGAGGGGCATGTTGAATAAGGGAGAGGAGCGACCAGCTGCTGACAGAGCCATGCTCCAGCAGCCACTTCCTGCCAGCCCACATAAGGGCTATGCTGTGAACCTGCTAGATGTG cCTGTTCCAGTGTCCAGGAAGTTGTCTGCTCGGGAGCAAAGGGACTGTGAAGTCATCGAGAGACTCATCAAGTCATATTTCCTTATTGTGCGGAAAAACATCCAGGACAG TGTACCGAAGGCCGTGATGCACTTCCTGGTGAACCACGTGAAGGACTGCCTGCAGAGTGAGCTGGTGGGTCAGTTATACAAGACGGGCCTGCTGGACGACCTGCTGACAGAGTCCGAGGACATGGCTCAGAGACGCCACGAGGCTGCTGATATGCTCAAG GCATTGCAGAAAGCCAGCCAGGTGATCGCAGAGATCAGAGAGACCCACATGTGGTGA
- the dnm1l gene encoding dynamin-1-like protein isoform X1, which yields MEALIPVINKLQDVFNTVGADIIQLPQIVVVGTQSSGKSSVLESLVGRDILPRGTGIVTRRPLILQLVHIDSDDRRKTSEENESKKNGRLYRGIDGEEWGKFLHTKNKIYTDFEEIRQEIEAETERISGNNKGISDDPIHLKIFSPHVVNLTLVDLPGITKVPVGDQPKDIELQIRDLIFKYISNPNSIILAVTAANTDMATSEALKVAREVDIDGRRTLAVVTKLDLMDAGTDAMDVLMGRVIPVKLGIIGVVNRSQLDINQKKLVADAIRDEYAFLQKKYPSLANRNGTKYLARTLNRLLMHHIRDCLPELKTRINVLAAQYQSLLNSYGEPVDDKSATLLQLITKFAAEYCHTIEGTAKYIETAELCGGARICYIFHETFGRTLESVDPLGGLTTIDVLTAIRNATGPRPALFVPEVSFELLVKRQVKRLEEPSLRCVELVHEEMQRIIQHCSNYSTQELLRFPKLHDAIVEVVTSLLRKRLPVTNEMVHNLVAIELAYINTKHPDFADACGLMNNNIEEQRRNRMRDLPAAVPRDKAAAGSSQGIPVSEQTDGGTGNWRGMLNKGEERPAADRAMLQQPLPASPHKGYAVNLLDVPVPVSRKLSAREQRDCEVIERLIKSYFLIVRKNIQDSVPKAVMHFLVNHVKDCLQSELVGQLYKTGLLDDLLTESEDMAQRRHEAADMLKALQKASQVIAEIRETHMW from the exons ATGGAGGCCCTCATACCTGTCATAAACAAACTGCAGGATGTGTTTAACACGGTCGGCGCAGACATCATCCAACTGCCGCAGATAGTTGTTGTGGGAACTCAG AGCAGCGGGAAGAGTTCAGTTTTAGAGAGCCTTGTTGGCCGGGACATCCTGCCACGGGGCACTGGCATCGTCACACGCCGGCCACTCATCCTACAGCTTGTGCACATCGATTCAGACGACCGCAGGAAGACCAGTGAAGAGAATG AATCCAAGAAAAATGGACGCCTTTACAGAG GCATCGACGGAGAGGAATGGGGCAAATTTCTACACACCAAAAACAAG ATCTACACAGATTTTGAGGAGATCAGGCAAGAAATTGAAGCAGAAACCGAAAGGATTTCTGGCAATAACAAG gGTATTAGTGATGACCCCATTCACCTGAAAATCTTCTCACCACATGTTGTGAATCTCACATTGGTGGACCTTCCTGGCATTACAAAA gtCCCAGTGGGAGACCAGCCCAAAGACATCGAGCTCCAGATCAGAGATTTGATCTTCAAGTACATCTCCAACCCAAACTCCATCATCCTGGCTGTGACTGCTGCCAACACAGACATGGCAACCTCAGAGGCCCTTAAAGTGGCCCGAGAGGTTGACATTGATG GCAGGAGGACGCTAGCAGTGGTGACCAAGCTGGATCTGATGGACGCTGGCACAGATGCCATGGATGTATTGATGGGCCGGGTCATTCCTGTTAAACTGGGCATTATTGGAGTCGTTAACAG gAGTCAGTTGGATATTAATCAAAAGAAGTTGGTGGCTGATGCCATTCGTGACGAATACGCCTTCCTACAAAAGAAGTACCCCTCCCTTGCAAACAGAAATGGAACCAAATATTTGGCCAGAACATTGAACAG GTTACTCATGCACCACATCAGAGACTGTCTGCCTGAGCTGAAGACCAGGATCAACGTGCTGGCAGCGCAGTACCAGTCGTTACTCAACAGTTACGGTGAACCCGTTGATGACAAGAGCGCCACGTTGCTGCAGCTCATCACTAAGTTTGCTGCAGAGTACTGCCACACCATCGAGGGCACGGCCAAATATATTGAGACAGCCGAACT ATGTGGTGGAGCAAGAATCTGTTATATATTTCATGAAACATTTGGTCGCACACTGGAGTCAGTAGATCCTCTGGGAGGTCTGACAACTATCGACGTGCTCACAGCAATCAGAAATGCAACT GGCCCGAGGCCTGCTTTATTCGTGCCTGAGGTTTCGTTTGAGTTGCTGGTGAAGCGGCAGGTCAAACGCCTGGAGGAGCCCAGTCTGCGTTGCGTGGAGCTGGTTCACGAGGAGATGCAGAGGATCATCCAGCactgcagcaactacagcacacag GAGTTACTGAGGTTTCCAAAGCTCCACGATGCCATAGTAGAAGTGGTCACCTCGTTACTCAGAAAGAGACTCCCAGTAACCAACGAAATG gtccacaaccTGGTTGCCATTGAGCTGGCCTATATCAACACCAAGCACCCTGACTTTGCAGATGCCTGTGGCCTTATGAACAACAACATAGAG GAGCAGAGACGCAACAGAATGAGAGACCTGCCTGCAGCTGTCCCCAGAGACAAG gctgcagccgGCAGCTCTCAGGGCATCCCTGTCAGCGAGCAGACAGACGGCGGGACGGGGAACTGGAGGGGCATGTTGAATAAGGGAGAGGAGCGACCAGCTGCTGACAGAGCCATGCTCCAGCAGCCACTTCCTGCCAGCCCACATAAGGGCTATGCTGTGAACCTGCTAGATGTG cCTGTTCCAGTGTCCAGGAAGTTGTCTGCTCGGGAGCAAAGGGACTGTGAAGTCATCGAGAGACTCATCAAGTCATATTTCCTTATTGTGCGGAAAAACATCCAGGACAG TGTACCGAAGGCCGTGATGCACTTCCTGGTGAACCACGTGAAGGACTGCCTGCAGAGTGAGCTGGTGGGTCAGTTATACAAGACGGGCCTGCTGGACGACCTGCTGACAGAGTCCGAGGACATGGCTCAGAGACGCCACGAGGCTGCTGATATGCTCAAG GCATTGCAGAAAGCCAGCCAGGTGATCGCAGAGATCAGAGAGACCCACATGTGGTGA
- the dnm1l gene encoding dynamin-1-like protein isoform X2: MEALIPVINKLQDVFNTVGADIIQLPQIVVVGTQSSGKSSVLESLVGRDILPRGTGIVTRRPLILQLVHIDSDDRRKTSEENGIDGEEWGKFLHTKNKIYTDFEEIRQEIEAETERISGNNKGISDDPIHLKIFSPHVVNLTLVDLPGITKVPVGDQPKDIELQIRDLIFKYISNPNSIILAVTAANTDMATSEALKVAREVDIDGRRTLAVVTKLDLMDAGTDAMDVLMGRVIPVKLGIIGVVNRSQLDINQKKLVADAIRDEYAFLQKKYPSLANRNGTKYLARTLNRLLMHHIRDCLPELKTRINVLAAQYQSLLNSYGEPVDDKSATLLQLITKFAAEYCHTIEGTAKYIETAELCGGARICYIFHETFGRTLESVDPLGGLTTIDVLTAIRNATGPRPALFVPEVSFELLVKRQVKRLEEPSLRCVELVHEEMQRIIQHCSNYSTQELLRFPKLHDAIVEVVTSLLRKRLPVTNEMVHNLVAIELAYINTKHPDFADACGLMNNNIEEQRRNRMRDLPAAVPRDKAAAGSSQGIPVSEQTDGGTGNWRGMLNKGEERPAADRAMLQQPLPASPHKGYAVNLLDVPVPVSRKLSAREQRDCEVIERLIKSYFLIVRKNIQDSVPKAVMHFLVNHVKDCLQSELVGQLYKTGLLDDLLTESEDMAQRRHEAADMLKALQKASQVIAEIRETHMW, from the exons ATGGAGGCCCTCATACCTGTCATAAACAAACTGCAGGATGTGTTTAACACGGTCGGCGCAGACATCATCCAACTGCCGCAGATAGTTGTTGTGGGAACTCAG AGCAGCGGGAAGAGTTCAGTTTTAGAGAGCCTTGTTGGCCGGGACATCCTGCCACGGGGCACTGGCATCGTCACACGCCGGCCACTCATCCTACAGCTTGTGCACATCGATTCAGACGACCGCAGGAAGACCAGTGAAGAGAATG GCATCGACGGAGAGGAATGGGGCAAATTTCTACACACCAAAAACAAG ATCTACACAGATTTTGAGGAGATCAGGCAAGAAATTGAAGCAGAAACCGAAAGGATTTCTGGCAATAACAAG gGTATTAGTGATGACCCCATTCACCTGAAAATCTTCTCACCACATGTTGTGAATCTCACATTGGTGGACCTTCCTGGCATTACAAAA gtCCCAGTGGGAGACCAGCCCAAAGACATCGAGCTCCAGATCAGAGATTTGATCTTCAAGTACATCTCCAACCCAAACTCCATCATCCTGGCTGTGACTGCTGCCAACACAGACATGGCAACCTCAGAGGCCCTTAAAGTGGCCCGAGAGGTTGACATTGATG GCAGGAGGACGCTAGCAGTGGTGACCAAGCTGGATCTGATGGACGCTGGCACAGATGCCATGGATGTATTGATGGGCCGGGTCATTCCTGTTAAACTGGGCATTATTGGAGTCGTTAACAG gAGTCAGTTGGATATTAATCAAAAGAAGTTGGTGGCTGATGCCATTCGTGACGAATACGCCTTCCTACAAAAGAAGTACCCCTCCCTTGCAAACAGAAATGGAACCAAATATTTGGCCAGAACATTGAACAG GTTACTCATGCACCACATCAGAGACTGTCTGCCTGAGCTGAAGACCAGGATCAACGTGCTGGCAGCGCAGTACCAGTCGTTACTCAACAGTTACGGTGAACCCGTTGATGACAAGAGCGCCACGTTGCTGCAGCTCATCACTAAGTTTGCTGCAGAGTACTGCCACACCATCGAGGGCACGGCCAAATATATTGAGACAGCCGAACT ATGTGGTGGAGCAAGAATCTGTTATATATTTCATGAAACATTTGGTCGCACACTGGAGTCAGTAGATCCTCTGGGAGGTCTGACAACTATCGACGTGCTCACAGCAATCAGAAATGCAACT GGCCCGAGGCCTGCTTTATTCGTGCCTGAGGTTTCGTTTGAGTTGCTGGTGAAGCGGCAGGTCAAACGCCTGGAGGAGCCCAGTCTGCGTTGCGTGGAGCTGGTTCACGAGGAGATGCAGAGGATCATCCAGCactgcagcaactacagcacacag GAGTTACTGAGGTTTCCAAAGCTCCACGATGCCATAGTAGAAGTGGTCACCTCGTTACTCAGAAAGAGACTCCCAGTAACCAACGAAATG gtccacaaccTGGTTGCCATTGAGCTGGCCTATATCAACACCAAGCACCCTGACTTTGCAGATGCCTGTGGCCTTATGAACAACAACATAGAG GAGCAGAGACGCAACAGAATGAGAGACCTGCCTGCAGCTGTCCCCAGAGACAAG gctgcagccgGCAGCTCTCAGGGCATCCCTGTCAGCGAGCAGACAGACGGCGGGACGGGGAACTGGAGGGGCATGTTGAATAAGGGAGAGGAGCGACCAGCTGCTGACAGAGCCATGCTCCAGCAGCCACTTCCTGCCAGCCCACATAAGGGCTATGCTGTGAACCTGCTAGATGTG cCTGTTCCAGTGTCCAGGAAGTTGTCTGCTCGGGAGCAAAGGGACTGTGAAGTCATCGAGAGACTCATCAAGTCATATTTCCTTATTGTGCGGAAAAACATCCAGGACAG TGTACCGAAGGCCGTGATGCACTTCCTGGTGAACCACGTGAAGGACTGCCTGCAGAGTGAGCTGGTGGGTCAGTTATACAAGACGGGCCTGCTGGACGACCTGCTGACAGAGTCCGAGGACATGGCTCAGAGACGCCACGAGGCTGCTGATATGCTCAAG GCATTGCAGAAAGCCAGCCAGGTGATCGCAGAGATCAGAGAGACCCACATGTGGTGA